A window from Fragaria vesca subsp. vesca linkage group LG5, FraVesHawaii_1.0, whole genome shotgun sequence encodes these proteins:
- the LOC101309357 gene encoding sucrose synthase 6-like, with protein MASVPALKRADSIAETMPDALRQSRYYMKKVFARFVGDGKRLLKPQHIMEEVENSIEDGNEKSKVLRGLLGYILNSTQEAAVVPPYVAFSVRPNPGFSEFVKVNADDLAVDGISVTEYLKFKEMIYDENWANDENALEVDFGSIDFSRPRMTLPSSIGNGLNFILKLISSRLNATSSDYAKPLLGYLLELNHHGQNLMINETMDSVEKLETSLIRAQSFVSALPKETPFLNFEQRLKDMGFEKGWGDTAERVNERMWTLSEVLQAPDSVKLESFFSSLPNTFNIVIFSPHGYFGQSDVLGLPDTGGQVVYILDQVRALEEEMLLRIKQQGLAVKPQILVVTRLIPDSRGTKCNVELEAIVNTKHSHILRVPFRTDKGILRHWVSRFDIYPYLETFVQDATAKILQHMDCKPDLVIGNYSDGNLVASLMATKLGITQGTIAHALEKTKYEDSDAKWKDFDTKYHFSCQFTADLISMNSTDFIITSTFQEISGGKDRPGQYESHTAFTMPGLCRVVSGIDVFDPKFNIAAPGADQSVYFPHSDKRQRFTKFHPSIEQMVYNKEENDEHIGFLADKKKPIIFSMARLDKVKNLSGLVEWFGRNKRLRNLVNLVIVGGFFDPSKSKDREEIAEIIKLHALVKEYQLNGQFRWIAAQTDRYRNGELYRCIADTKGAFVQPALYEAFGLTVIEAMNCGLPTFATNQGGPAEIIVDGVSGFHIDPNNGEESSNKIADFFERCKADGEYWKKMSAAGLQRIYECYTWKIYANKVLNMASTYGFWRQLRKEQKLAKQSYIHMFYSLLFRTLARSVPVPSDGFEPVPMPKAIAAADHGQPKSGTTVSKPPQAAAAPPLPPVALITPTPRDGGGLEQITKQPISPPDVPSPNRPTRCIWNCFFVIFAFLCLVYYKIKNMYYSL; from the exons ATGGCTTCTGTTCCAGCCTTGAAGCGCGCTGATTCAATTGCAGAAACTATGCCCGATGCTCTGAGACAGAGCCGCTACTACATGAAGAAAGTTTTTGCCAG GTTCGTTGGGGATGGGAAGAGGCTACTGAAGCCCCAGCATATAATGGAGGAAGTTGAAAATTCAATAGAGGATGGGAATGAAAAAAGCAAGGTGTTACGGGGATTACTTGGTTACATTCTCAATTCTACTCAG GAAGCAGCTGTTGTTCCGCCGTACGTTGCATTTTCTGTAAGACCAAATCCTGGTTTCTCAGAATTTGTTAAGGTGAATGCTGATGATCTAGCAGTGGATGGAATTTCCGTTACTGAATACTTGAAATTCAAGGAAATGATCTACGACGAGAACTG GGCAAATGATGAAAATGCTTTAGAAGTTGATTTTGGATCCATTGACTTCTCTCGTCCTCGCATGACTCTTCCTTCTTCCATTGGGAATGGACTTAACTTCATCCTCAAGTTAATCTCCTCAAGGCTGAATGCCACCTCATCCGATTATGCCAAACCCTTGCTTGGCTACTTGTTAGAACTCAATCACCACGGACAGAATCTTATGATCAACGAAACTATGGATTCGGTTGAGAAGCTTGAAACGTCATTGATTCGAGCACAATCGTTTGTCTCGGCACTCCCAAAAGAGACACCATTTCTTAATTTCGAGCAAAG GTTAAAGGATATGGGATTTGAGAAAGGATGGGGGGATACAGCAGAAAGAGTTAATGAGAGGATGTGGACACTGTCAGAAGTACTCCAAGCACCAGATTCTGTGAAGTTGGAGTCATTCTTTAGCAGCCTTCCTAATACATTCAACATTGTCATCTTCTCCCCTCACGGCTACTTTGGCCAGTCAGATGTCCTCGGATTGCCCGATACTGGTGGCCAG GTGGTTTATATACTTGATCAAGTTAGAGCCTTAGAGGAAGAGATGCTATTGAGAATAAAGCAGCAAGGGCTTGCTGTAAAGCCTCAGATTCTTGTGGTGACGCGACTCATACCAGACTCTCGAGGGACGAAGTGCAATGTGGAGTTGGAGGCTATAGTCAACACCAAGCACTCCCACATTCTCAGGGTTCCTTTCAGGACAGACAAAGGCATTCTGCGCCATTGGGTGTCCCGTTTTGATATCTACCCTTATCTCGAGACTTTTGTCCAG GATGCAACTGCAAAGATCTTACAACACATGGACTGCAAACCGGACCTCGTAATTGGGAACTACAGTGATGGAAACTTGGTGGCCTCTCTGATGGCTACCAAGCTTGGAATAACACAG GGAACAATTGCTCACGCTCTAGAAAAGACCAAGTATGAAGACTCGGATGCCAAATGGAAGGATTTTGATACAAAGTACCACTTTTCTTGTCAGTTCACTGCTGACTTGATCTCTATGAACTCAACTGATTTTATCATAACTAGCACATTTCAAGAAATATCAGGAGG TAAGGATCGACCTGGACAGTATGAAAGCCACACTGCATTCACAATGCCAGGACTCTGTCGAGTAGTCTCCGGCATTGATGTGTTTGACCCGAAGTTCAACATTGCTGCCCCCGGTGCTGACCAATCTGTCTACTTCCCCCATTCCGACAAACGGCAGCGCTTTACCAAATTTCATCCTTCCATTGAACAAATGGTCTACAATAAGGAGGAAAACGACGAGCACAT AGGATTTTTGGCAGATAAAAAGAAACCAATCATATTTTCAATGGCAAGACTGGACAAAGTGAAGAACCTTTCAGGACTAGTTGAGTGGTTCGGAAGGAACAAGAGGCTGAGGAATTTGGTCAATCTTGTTATAGTAGGGGGCTTCTTTGACCCATCCAAGTCCAAAGACAGAGAGGAAATTGCTGAAATCATCAAATTGCATGCCTTGGTTAAAGAATATCAACTTAATGGCCAATTCAGATGGATAGCAGCTCAAACTGATAGATACCGCAACGGAGAGTTATACCGCTGCATTGCAGATACAAAGGGAGCTTTTGTGCAGCCTGCATTGTATGAAGCCTTTGGTCTTACAGTGATTGAGGCAATGAACTGTGGATTGCCCACATTTGCAACAAACCAAGGAGGCCCGGCTGAAATTATAGTTGATGGAGTCTCGGGATTCCATATTGATCCAAACAATGGTGAGGAATCCAGCAACAAGATTGCTGATTTCTTTGAGAGATGCAAGGCAGATGGTGAATATTGGAAGAAGATGTCTGCGGCGGGTCTGCAGCGTATTTATGAATG CTATACATGGAAAATATATGCAAACAAAGTGCTGAACATGGCATCCACTTACGGGTTTTGGAGGCAGTTGAGGAAGGAGCAGAAGCTAGCAAAGCAAAGCTACATTCATATGTTTTACAGTCTCCTATTTAGGACTTTG GCAAGGTCTGTACCTGTCCCAAGTGATGGATTTGAACCAGTACCAATGCCAAAGGCAATAGCTGCAGCTGACCATGGCCAGCCGAAGTCAGGAACAACTGTATCCAAACCCCCACAAGCCGCAGCTGCGCCACCACTGCCTCCAGTTGCTCTGATCACACCAACACCGAGGGATGGCGGAGGTTTGGAGCAGATAACTAAGCAACCTATTAGCCCTCCTGATGTTCCAAGTCCAAACCGCCCAACACGGTGCATTTGGAATTGCTTCTTCGTGATCTTTGCTTTTCTGTGCCTTGTTTATTACAAGATCAAGAACATGTACTATAGTCTATAA
- the LOC101309644 gene encoding protein argonaute 1A-like translates to MVRKKRGGQLAGGAETYESHEVGDQAYQHHQSQDQQQYGGPPAAENGSRGRAHGGGGGGYGGGRGRNGGSSSGGYGPAKASISDLHQATSADTYVAGGDNLEAQAQPIAQELVQSFRQVSIEQQVAPLPVQAIQQPIPTSSKSVKFPLRPGRGTVGAKCIVKANHFFAELPDKDLHHYDVTITPDIASRRLNRAVIKRLVDLYRRSELGNRLPAYDGRKSLYTAGPLPFSSKEFKIMLADEDDGSGGQRKEKEREFKVVVKFAARADLHHLELFLMGRQAEAPQEALQVLDIVLRELPTASYFPVARSFYSPELGRRQSLGEGLESWRGFYQSIRPTQMGLSLNIDMSSTAFIEPLPIIEFVNQLLDRDISSRPLSDADRVKIKKALRGIKVEVTHRGHMRRKYRITGLTSQPTRDLTFPLDERGTMKHVVDYFHETYGFTIKHTQLPCLQVGNQQRSNYLPMEVCKIVEGQRYSRRLNERQITALLKVTCQRPHERERDIIQTVRQNAYHEDPYAQEFGIKISENLTLLEARILPAPRLKYHDTGREKDCLPRVGQWNMMNKKMVNGGTVNNWMCINFSRSVQDAVARRFCSELAQMCNISGMAFNPEPVLPPITAHPGHVERTLKSRYHDAMAKLQPLGQELELLIAILPDNNGSLYGDLKRICETDLGLVSQCCLTKHVFKTNKQQYLANVTLKINVKVGGRNTVLVDALSRRIPLVSDRPTIIFGADVTHPHPGEDSSPSIAAVVASQDWPEVTKYAGLVSAQTHRQELIQDLFKTWQDPAKGTMSGGMIKELLISFRRSTGQKPQRIIFYRDGVSEGQFYQVLLFELDAIRKACASLEPDYQPPVTFVVVQKRHHTRLFANNHNDTRSVDRSGNILPGTVVDSKICHPTEFDFYLCSHAGIQGTSRPAHYHVLWDENNFSADGLQTLTNNLCYTYARCTRSVSVVPPAYYAHLAAFRARFYMEPQTSEGGSVASGATTNGRGGGYTGRRPPIAASSAAVKPLPALKDNVKKVMFYC, encoded by the exons ATGGTGAGGAAGAAGCGAGGAGGTCAACTCGCCGGAGGAGCTGAAACCTATGAATCTCATGAGGTCGGCGATCAGGCTTATCAACACCACCAGAGCCAAGAT CAGCAGCAGTATGGTGGTCCCCCGGCGGCTGAGAATGGAAGCAGGGGGAGGGCACATGGAGGAGGAGGAGGGGGTTACGGCGGCGGTCGTGGCCGTAATGGAGGATCTTCTTCCGGTGGATATGGCCCGGCCAAAGCATCAATTTCTGACCTGCACCAAGCGACCTCTGCTGATACATATGTTGCTGGTGGGGACAACCTTGAGGCTCAAGCTCAGCCTATTGCTCAGGAATTGGTGCAGTCTTTTCGGCAGGTTTCGATTGAGCAACAAGTTGCTCCTCTTCCTGTGCAGGCAATCCAACAACCCATTCCCACCTCCAGTAAGTCGGTCAAGTTCCCTCTTCGCCCTGGGAGAGGCACCGTCGGCGCCAAATGTATTGTCAAGGCTAATCACTTTTTCGCCGAGTTACCTGACAAAGACTTGCACCATTATGAT GTTACTATTACACCTGACATTGCATCAAGGAGGTTGAATCGCGCCGTGATCAAGCGTCTGGTGGATTTGTACAGGCGATCTGAGCTTGGAAATCGGCTCCCTGCTTATGATGGACGGAAGAGTTTGTATACTGCTGGGCCGCTTCCTTTCTCGTCCAAGGAGTTCAAGATCATGCTTGCTGATGAGGATGATGGATCAGGCGGGCAAAG GAAGGAGAAGGAGAGAGAATTCAAAGTGGTGGTCAAGTTTGCTGCACGTGCTGACCTACACCATCTAGAACTTTTTTTGATGGGGAGGCAAGCTGAGGCTCCTCAGGAAGCACTTCAGGTTCTCGACATTGTTCTGCGTGAACTGCCTACAGCTAG TTACTTTCCTGTAGCACGTTCATTTTATTCCCCTGAGTTGGGAAGAAGGCAGTCACTTGGTGAGGGTTTGGAAAGTTGGCGTGGATTCTATCAGAGTATTCGTCCAACGCAGATGGGGCTGTCTCTAAATATTG ATATGTCATCAACTGCTTTCATCGAGCCCCTGCCAATCATTGAATTTGTCAATCAGCTGCTCGACCGAGACATTTCATCTAGACCATTGTCAGATGCTGATCGCGTGAAG ATAAAGAAAGCTCTACGAGGAATCAAAGTTGAAGTTACACACCGTGGGCACATGCGCAGGAAATACCGTATAACCGGATTAACGTCGCAGCCAACAAGAGATCTGAC TTTTCCACTTGATGAGAGAGGTACCATGAAGCATGTTGTTGACTACTTTCATGAAACTTATGGTTTCACTATAAAGCATACTCAGTTGCCGTGTCTGCAAGTGGGAAATCAGCAAAGATCAAATTATTTGCCCATGGAG GTCTGTAAAATTGTTGAAGGGCAGAGGTACTCCAGGAGGTTGAATGAGAGACAGATTACTGCTTTGCTGAAGGTGACTTGCCAGCGTCCTCATGAAAGGGAACGTGATATTATCCAG ACAGTTCGCCAAAATGCTTACCATGAAGACCCTTATGCTCAGGAGTTTGGCATTAAAATTAGTGAAAATCTCACTTTGCTTGAAGCTCGTATCCTTCCCGCACCAAGG CTTAAATATCATGATACAGGTAGAGAAAAGGATTGCCTTCCCCGAGTTGGACAGTGGAATATGATGAATAAG AAAATGGTCAATGGTGGCACAGTCAACAATTGGATGTGCATAAACTTTTCCAGGAGTGTGCAAGATGCTGTTGCCCGTCGGTTCTGTAGTGAACTTGCTCAAATGTGCAACATTTCTGGCATG GCATTTAATCCAGAACCAGTACTTCCTCCTATCACCGCTCATCCCGGTCATGTCGAGAGGACACTAAAGTCACGCTATCATGATGCAATGGCCAAACTCCAGCCCCTTGGCCAGGAGCTTGAGCTACTTATTGCTATTTTGCCAGATAATAATGGCTCTCTTTATG GTGATTTGAAACGCATTTGTGAGACGGATCTCGGCCTTGTTTCCCAATGCTGTTTAACAAAGCATGTCTTTAAAACCAATAAGCAGCAATATTTGGCAAATGTCACGTTGAAGATCAACGTGAAGGTAGGGGGAAGGAATACAGTGCTTGTTGATGCTCTGTCCAGGCGAATTCCTTTAGTAAGTGATCGACCTACCATCATTTTTGGTGCTGATGTCACCCATCCTCATCCTGGAGAGGATTCAAGTCCGTCAATTGCAGCG GTTGTGGCTTCTCAAGATTGGCCTGAAGTTACAAAGTATGCTGGTTTAGTTTCTGCTCAAACCCATCGACAGGAACTCATCCAAGATTTGTTCAAAACGTGGCAGGATCCAGCAAAAGGGACAATGTCTGGTGGCATGATCAA GGAACTGCTCATATCTTTCCGTAGATCAACTGGGCAAAAACCTCAACGGATCATATTCTACAG GGATGGTGTCAGTGAAGGACAGTTTTATCAAGTTTTGCTATTTGAACTTGATGCCATTCGTAAA GCATGTGCCTCATTGGAGCCCGATTATCAGCCTCCGGTGACCTTTGTGGTGGTTCAAAAGCGCCATCATACTAGGTTGTTTGCCAACAACCATAATGACACGAGATCAGTTGACAGAAGTGGGAATATATTACCTG GTACAGTTGTAGACTCCAAAATCTGTCATCCAACTGAATTTGACTTCTACTTGTGTAGCCATGCTGGAATTCAG GGCACAAGTCGTCCAGCTCATTACCATGTGCTATGGGATGAGAACAACTTTTCAGCTGATGGATTGCAGACCCTCACAAATAACCTTTGCTACAC ATATGCAAGGTGTACACGTTCTGTTTCTGTTG TCCCCCCTGCATACTATGCACATCTTGCTGCATTTCGAGCCCGTTTCTACATGGAACCACAGACCTCAGAAGGCGGTTCAGTGGCAAGTGGTGCTACCACAAACGGACGTGGTGGAGGGTATACTGGACGTAGGCCACCGATTGCCGCAAGTTCTGCTGCTGTGAAGCCTTTACCTGCTCTCAAGGATAATGTCAAGAAGGTTATGTTCTACTGTTAG
- the LOC101291825 gene encoding protein argonaute 1-like, whose product MVRKRRTELPGGSESSETGSQRPAAPPPQQQQQQQQGGGGRGSVPQQQGGGYQGGRGSTSQGGRGGYGGGRGGYGTPQQQYGRGGPPQQPGGRGGYSGGHGGPSAGGPSRPPVSELHQASPVPYQAGLTPQPAFQASSSSQPPEPSEVAEQLQQVSIRQEEASSQAIQQVPVSSKGVRFPLRPGKGKTGTRCTVKANHFFAELPDKDLHQYDVTITPEVTSRGVNRAVMSQLVKTYKDSHLSSRLPAYDGRKSLYTAGPLPFQSKEFKITLLDDEEGQAGQARREREFRVVIKFAARADLHHLGLFLQGRIADAPQEALQVLDIVLRELPTSRYCPVGRSFYDPGLGRRQPLGEGLESWRGFYQSIRPTQMGLSLNIDMSSTAFIEPLPVIEFVTQLLNRDVQARPLSDSDRVKIKKALRGVKVEVTHRGNMRRKYRISGLTSQATRELTFPVDERGTMKSVVDYFHETYGFAIQHPYWPCLQVGNSQRPNYLPMEVCKIVEGQRYSKRLNERQITALLKVTCQRPQERERDIMQTVRHNAYAEDPYAKEFGIKISENLAQVEARILPPPWLKYHDTGREKDCLPQVGQWNMMNKKMVNGGKVSNWICINFSRNVQDSVAKGFCYELAQMCHISGMAFTPEPVLPPITARPDQVEKVLKTRYHDAMTKIPGKELDLLVVILPDNNGSLYGDLKRICETDLGLVSQCCLTKHVFRMSKQYLANVALKINVKVGGRNTVLVDAISRRIPLVSDRPTIIFGADVTHPHPGEDSSPSIAAVVASQDWPEITKYAGLVCAQAHRQELIQDLFKQWQDPVKGTMSGGMIKELLISFRRATGQKPQRIIFYRDGVSEGQFYQVLLYELDAIRKACASLEPNYQPPVTFVVVQKRHHTRLFPDNHRDRNSVDRSGNILPGTVVDSKICHPTEFDFYLCSHAGIQGTSRPAHYHVLWDENKFTADALQSLTNNLCYTYARCTRSVSIVPPAYYAHLAAFRARFYMEPETSDSGSMSSGAHVRGSGMSGAGGGRSTRAPGPNAAVRPLPALKENVKKVMFYC is encoded by the exons ATGGTGAGGAAGAGGAGAACCGAGCTTCCTGGCGGAAGTGAAAGCTCTGAGACTGGTTCCCAGCGACCTGCTGCTCCGCCACCGCAACAGCAACAACAACAACAACAAGGTGGAGGAGGAAGGGGATCTGTGCCCCAACAACAGGGTGGAGGCTACCAAGGTGGAAGAGGATCTACTTCACAAGGAGGGCGTGGAGGATATGGTGGCGGCCGTGGAGGCTATGGAACGCCACAGCAGCAGTATGGCAGGGGAGGGCCTCCTCAGCAACCAGGAGGCCGAGGAGGGTACAGTGGTGGTCATGGAGGACCTTCAGCTGGCGGCCCATCCAGACCACCAGTTTCCGAGCTGCACCAAGCAAGCCCAGTTCCTTACCAAGCTGGACTCACCCCTCAGCCTGCTTTTCAAGCAAGCTCATCTTCTCAGCCACCAGAGCCTTCTGAGGTGGCAGAGCAGCTTCAGCAGGTTTCCATCCGGCAAGAGGAAGCTTCTAGTCAGGCCATTCAACAAGTACCGGTCTCTAGCAAGGGTGTGAGGTTCCCTCTTCGTCCTGGAAAGGGTAAGACCGGCACAAGGTGTACAGTCAAAGCAAACCATTTCTTTGCTGAATTGCCAGACAAGGATCTACACCAATATGAT GTAACTATTACACCAGAAGTCACATCACGGGGTGTAAACCGTGCTGTGATGTCGCAGTTAGTGAAAACCTACAAGGACTCCCATCTTTCAAGCCGACTTCCTGCTTATGATGGACGGAAAAGCCTGTATACTGCTGGGCCTCTTCCTTTCCAGTCCAAGGAGTTCAAAATCACTCTTTTGGATGATGAGGAGGGACAGGCTGGACAAGC TCGGAGAGAGAGAGAGTTCAGAGTCGTGATCAAATTCGCTGCGCGTGCTGACCTGCACCATTTAGGTCTCTTTTTGCAAGGGAGAATAGCTGATGCACCGCAGGAGGCCCTTCAGGTTCTGGATATTGTTCTAAGGGAGTTGCCTACTTCCAG GTACTGTCCTGTGGGTCGTTCATTTTACGACCCTGGCTTGGGTAGAAGACAACCACTTGGCGAGGGTTTGGAAAGTTGGCGTGGTTTCTACCAGAGTATTCGTCCAACTCAAATGGGGCTGTCTTTAAACATAG ATATGTCCTCAACAGCTTTCATTGAGCCATTGCCAGTTATTGAGTTTGTAACCCAGCTACTGAATCGTGATGTTCAAGCGAGGCCTCTTTCTGATTCCGATCGTGTGAAG ATTAAAAAGGCTCTACGTGGAGTAAAAGTTGAAGTTACACACCGAGGAAATATGCGCAGAAAATACCGCATCTCTGGTTTAACATCCCAGGCAACAAGAGAGCTGAC TTTTCCTGTTGATGAAAGAGGAACAATGAAATCGGTGGTCGATTACTTTCATGAAACCTATGGTTTTGCCATTCAACATCCATATTGGCCTTGTCTTCAAGTTGGAAATTCACAGCGACCTAACTATTTACCTATGGAG GTCTGTAAAATTGTTGAGGGACAACGGTATTCTAAGAGACTGAATGAGAGACAGATAACTGCTTTACTCAAGGTGACTTGTCAGCGCCCTCAAGAAAGGGAGCGTGATATTATGCAG ACAGTACGTCATAATGCATATGCTGAAGATCCTTATGCAAAGGAGTTTGGAATTAAAATTAGTGAGAATCTGGCTCAGGTTGAAGCTCGCATTCTTCCTCCGCCATGG CTTAAATACCATGACACTGGAAGGGAAAAGGATTGCCTGCCCCAAGTTGGACAGTGGAATATGATGAATAAG AAAATGGTAAATGGAGGAAAAGTAAGCAATTGGATCTGCATAAACTTTTCCCGCAATGTACAAGACAGTGTGGCAAAAGGATTTTGTTATGAACTTGCTCAGATGTGTCACATTTCTGGCATG GCATTTACTCCTGAGCCAGTGCTTCCACCAATCACTGCTCGACCTGATCAGGTGGAGAAGGTCTTAAAAACTCGGTATCATGATGCAATGACCAAGATTCCTGGCAAGGAGCTTGACCTTCTTGTTGTCATTTTGCCAGATAATAATGGCTCTCTTTATG GTGATTTAAAAAGGATCTGTGAGACAGATCTTGGCCTAGTATCCCAGTGCTGTTTAACTAAGCATGTGTTTAGAATGAGTAAGCAGTATTTAGCAAACGTTGCTTTGAAGATAAATGTGAAGGTCGGGGGACGGAACACAGTACTTGTTGATGCAATCTCAAGACGTATTCCCTTGGTCAGTGACCGTCCCACAATAATTTTCGGTGCTGATGTGACACATCCTCATCCGGGGGAGGATTCAAGCCCATCAATTGCAGCT GTTGTGGCTTCTCAAGACTGGCCTGAAATAACAAAGTATGCTGGTTTGGTTTGTGCTCAAGCCCATCGCCAGGAGCTTATCCAAGATTTGTTTAAACAGTGGCAGGATCCAGTAAAAGGCACAATGTCTGGTGGAATGATAAA GGAACTGCTTATTTCGTTCCGTAGAGCAACAGGGCAGAAGCCTCAGCGCATTATTTTCTACAG GGATGGAGTGAGCGAAGGGCAGTTCTACCAAGTTCTGCTGTACGAACTTGATGCAATTCGTAAG GCCTGTGCTTCACTGGAGCCAAATTATCAACCTCCTGTTACTTTTGTTGTTGTTCAAAAGCGTCATCATACCAGGTTGTTTCCTGACAACCATCGTGATCGCAATTCTGTTGACAGGAGTGGGAACATTTTACCTG GTACCGTGGTGGACTCCAAAATCTGTCACCCCACTGAGTTCGACTTTTACCTCTGCAGCCATGCAGGAATTCAG GGTACAAGCCGCCCAGCTCATTACCATGTGTTGTGGGATGAAAATAAGTTCACAGCAGATGCGCTGCAGTCCCTCACCAATAATCTTTGCTACAC GTATGCAAGGTGCACACGCTCTGTTTCAATTG TTCCCCCGGCGTATTACGCGCATTTGGCTGCCTTCCGAGCAAGGTTTTATATGGAGCCTGAGACTTCTGATAGTGGTTCAATGTCAAGTGGTGCTCATGTACGGGGGAGTGGCATGAGTGGTGCTGGTGGAGGACGGAGCACACGAGCACCGGGTCCAAATGCTGCTGTGAGGCCTTTGCCTGCACTTAAAGAAAATGTGAAGAAGGTCATGTTCTACTGCTAG